From the Lolium rigidum isolate FL_2022 chromosome 2, APGP_CSIRO_Lrig_0.1, whole genome shotgun sequence genome, one window contains:
- the LOC124691247 gene encoding tyrosine-sulfated glycopeptide receptor 1-like isoform X3, with the protein MQPQHSSNRSGSPIPFLGLALVLLISLASPTSSCTEQEKSSLLQLLAGLSRDGGLKALWRSDTDCCTWEGITCSGPSRTVTDVSLASRGLEGYISPFLGNLTGLLRLNLSRNSLSGGLPSELVSSSSIIILDVSFNRLTGGLSELPASTPVRPLQVLNISSNLFSGRFPTTIWEVMKSLVVLNASTNSFTGQIPTTPCISAPSFAVLELSFNQLSGNIPPGFSNCSMVKLLSAGYNNLSGTLPDELFKVTSLEQLLLPSNRLEGALNGISKLTNLVTLDLGGNELSGNIPESIGELKKLEELHLEHNRMSGELPSTLSNCTNLITIDLKSNNFSGELTKVNFTSLPNLKNLDLLYNNFTGTIPESIYSCSRLSALRLSHNNFHGQLSEKIGNLKFLSFLSLVDNSLTNLTRTLQILNRTRSLTTLLIGFNFMHETMPEDDSINGFESLQVLSINDCSLSGKIPDWLSKLPNLGMLLLHNNQLTGPIPDWISNLNFLFYLDISNNSLTGEISNSLMDMPMLKSNKTAPKIFELPVYNKGPSMQYLMPSAFPKVLNLGINNFTGLIPEKIGELKALSSLNLSSNQLSGEIPELIGNLTNLQVLDLSGNHLTGAIPAALNNLHFLSKFNISNNDLEGPIPTVGQLSTFPNSSYDGNPKLCGPMLVNNCGSAETPLTTQNRRKKKGVFALAFSVFFGGVAILFLLAQYSLVMVPQGKGEENKLKLTDLLKATKNFDKDHIIGSGGYGLVYKAELSDGSKVAIKKLNSEMCLMEREFSAEVDALSVAQHDNLVPFWGYCIQGHSRLLIYSYMENGSLDDWLHNRDYDASSFLDWPMRLKIAQGASQGISYIHNVCKPHIVHRDIKSSNILLDKEFKAYVADFGLSRLIFPNNTHVSTELVGTLGYIPPEYGQGWVATLRGDMYSFGVVLLELLTGRRPVQMCPKSKELVQWVQEMRSKGKQIEVLDPALRGTGYEEQMLEVLEAACRCVDRNPGMRPTIQEVVSFLNGIDANLQKQNLVSTQCN; encoded by the exons ATGCAGCCACAGCATTCCTCAAACAGGAGCGGATCACCCATACCTTTTCTCGGCTTGGCACTCGTGCTGCTGATCTCCTTGGCCTCTCCAACCAGCTCCTGCACGGAGCAGGAGAAGAGCTCCCTTCTCCAGCTCCTTGCGGGTCTCTCGCGGGACGGCGGCCTCAAGGCGTTGTGGCGGAGCGACACGGACTGCTGCACGTGGGAAGGGATCACCTGCAGCGGTCCCAGTAGGACGGTCACCGATGTTTCGCTGGCTTCTCGAGGTCTCGAGGGGTACATCTCTCCGTTCCTTGGAAACCTCACCGGCCTGTTGCGCCTCAACCTGTCGCGCAACTCGCTGTCCGGTGGCCTGCCGTCGGAATTGGTGTCATCAAGCAGCATCATTATCCTTGACGTCAGCTTCAACCGCCTGACAGGAGGCCTGAGCGAGCTGCCAGCTTCAACCCCTGTGCGACCTCTGCAGGTACTGAACATCTCGAGCAACTTGTTTTCAGGAAGGTTTCCAACGACgatatgggaggtgatgaagagTCTGGTCGTGCTCAATGCCAGCACCAACAGCTTTACTGGGCAGATACCAACTACACCATGTATTAGCGCGCCGTCTTTTGCTGTGCTTGAACTCAGTTTTAACCAATTGAGCGGAAACATCCCTCCAGGGTTCAGTAATTGTTCCATGGTGAAATTGCTCAGCGCTGGCTACAACAACCTCAGTGGGACACTTCCAGATGAACTCTTCAAGGTTACCTCATTGGAGCAGCTTTTGTTGCCTAGCAATCGGTTAGAAGGAGCTCTCAATGGCATCAGCAAGCTCACAAATCTGGTTACCCTTGATCTTGGGGGGAATGAGCTCAGTGGCAATATTCCAGAGTCTATAGGTGAGCTGAAGAAATTGGAGGAGCTGCATCTGGAACACAACCGCATGTCAGGGGAGCTGCCATCAACTCTGAGCAACTGCACAAATCTCATAACCATTGACCTCAAGAGCAACAACTTCAGTGGGGAGCTTACCAAGGTCAACTTTACAAGCCTGCCCAATCTAAAAAATTTAGATCTTCTGTACAACAACTTCACTGGCACAATTCCAGAAAGCATATACTCCTGCAGCAGGCTTAGTGCATTACGGTTATCTCACAACAATTTCCATGGCCAGTTGTCTGAAAAGATAGGCAATCTGAAGTTTCTCTCATTCCTATCACTTGTTGACAACTCTCTCACAAATCTCACAAGAACACTTCAGAtccttaatagaaccaggagcctCACCACCCTTCTTATTGGGTTCAACTTCATGCATGAGACCATGCCAGAGGATGACAGCATTAATGGTTTTGAAAGTCTACAGGTTCTTTCCATAAATGATTGTTCACTGTCTGGGAAAATACCTGATTGGTTATCAAAGCTGCCAAATTTGGGGATGTTACTATTACACAACAACCAACTCACTGGGCCAATACCTGACTGGATCAGCAACTTAAACTTCCTCTTCtatctagacatatcaaacaacAGCCTTACAGGGGAAATTTCAAATTCCTTAATGGATATGCCAATGCTAAAATCAAACAAGACGGCACCAAAGATCTTTGAGCTTCCTGTTTATAATAAGGGTCCATCTATGCAATACCTCATGCCCAGTGCTTTTCCTAAAGTACTGAATCTAGGCATCAATAACTTCACTGGTCTGATACCCGAGAAGATTGGTGAGTTGAAAGCACTCAGTTCCCTCAACTTGAGCTCCAACCAATTATCTGGAGAGATCCCGGAACTGATCGGCAACCTCACGAACCTGCAGGTGCTCGACTTGTCAGGCAATCATCTTACTGGTGCAATTCCAGCTGCACTGAACAACCTGCACTTCCTTTCCAAATTCAACATTTCGAATAATGACCTAGAAGGGCCTATTCCAACTGTAGGCCAGCTTAGCACATTTCCTAATTCCAGCTATGATGGCAACCCAAAATTGTGTGGTCCTATGCTTGTAAACAATTGTGGTTCAGCTGAAACACCTCTGACAACCCAGAATCGACGGAAAAAGAAGGGTGTCTTTGCACTTGCATTTAGTGTATTTTTTGGAGGGGTGGCCATCCTTTTCTTGCTAGctc AATATTCCTTGGTGATGGTTCCACAAGGCAAGGGAGAAGAAAACAAACTCAAACTGACTGATCTCCTGAAGGCTACAAAGAACTTTGACAAGGATCATATCATTGGCTCCGGAGGTTATGGCCTAGTTTACAAGGCTGAGCTATCTGATGGCTCAAAGGTTGCCATAAAAAAGCTCAATAGTGAAATGTGTCTGATGGAAAGGGAGTTCAGTGCAGAGGTTGATGCACTTTCTGTGGCACAGCATGACAATCTTGTACCATTCTGGGGTTACTGCATACAGGGACATTCGAGACTCCTGATATACTCCTACATGGAGAATGGCAGCCTGGACGACTGGCTTCACAACAGGGACTATGATGCCAGCTCATTTCTCGATTGGCCGATGCGGCTGAAGATTGCCCAAGGAGCAAGCCAGGGTATATCCTACATCCACAATGTCTGCAAGCCTCACATTGTTCACCGTGACATTAAGTCCAGTAACATCTTACTAGACAAAGAATTCAAAGCTTACGTTGCAGACTTTGGGCTAtccagattgatctttcccaacaaTACTCATGTCTCGACTGAGTTGGTTGGTACACTCGGTTACATCCCCCCTGAGTACGGGCAAGGATGGGTGGCTACACTGAGAGGTGACATGTACAGTTTTGGAGTGGTTCTGCTTGAACTGCTAACGGGGAGGCGGCCTGTTCAGATGTGTCCCAAGTCAAAAGAGCTTGTCCAGTGGGTACAGGAGATGAGATCCAAAGGGAAGCAGATTGAAGTCCTGGATCCAGCACTGAGAGGTACAGGATATGAAGAGCAGATGCTGGAGGTGCTTGAAGCTGCTTGCCGGTGTGTCGACCGTAATCCTGGCATGAGGCCAACTATACAGGAGGTAGTATCTTTCCTGAATGGCATAGATGCTAACCTTCAGAAGCAAAATTTAGTCAGCACACAATGTAATTAG
- the LOC124691247 gene encoding tyrosine-sulfated glycopeptide receptor 1-like isoform X1 has protein sequence MQPQHSSNRSGSPIPFLGLALVLLISLASPTSSCTEQEKSSLLQLLAGLSRDGGLKALWRSDTDCCTWEGITCSGPSRTVTDVSLASRGLEGYISPFLGNLTGLLRLNLSRNSLSGGLPSELVSSSSIIILDVSFNRLTGGLSELPASTPVRPLQVLNISSNLFSGRFPTTIWEVMKSLVVLNASTNSFTGQIPTTPCISAPSFAVLELSFNQLSGNIPPGFSNCSMVKLLSAGYNNLSGTLPDELFKVTSLEQLLLPSNRLEGALNGISKLTNLVTLDLGGNELSGNIPESIGELKKLEELHLEHNRMSGELPSTLSNCTNLITIDLKSNNFSGELTKVNFTSLPNLKNLDLLYNNFTGTIPESIYSCSRLSALRLSHNNFHGQLSEKIGNLKFLSFLSLVDNSLTNLTRTLQILNRTRSLTTLLIGFNFMHETMPEDDSINGFESLQVLSINDCSLSGKIPDWLSKLPNLGMLLLHNNQLTGPIPDWISNLNFLFYLDISNNSLTGEISNSLMDMPMLKSNKTAPKIFELPVYNKGPSMQYLMPSAFPKVLNLGINNFTGLIPEKIGELKALSSLNLSSNQLSGEIPELIGNLTNLQVLDLSGNHLTGAIPAALNNLHFLSKFNISNNDLEGPIPTVGQLSTFPNSSYDGNPKLCGPMLVNNCGSAETPLTTQNRRKKKGVFALAFSVFFGGVAILFLLARLLVLFRRKSFMKKKRSSSNDDMEDTSSDFNSEYSLVMVPQGKGEENKLKLTDLLKATKNFDKDHIIGSGGYGLVYKAELSDGSKVAIKKLNSEMCLMEREFSAEGHSRLLIYSYMENGSLDDWLHNRDYDASSFLDWPMRLKIAQGASQGISYIHNVCKPHIVHRDIKSSNILLDKEFKAYVADFGLSRLIFPNNTHVSTELVGTLGYIPPEYGQGWVATLRGDMYSFGVVLLELLTGRRPVQMCPKSKELVQWVQEMRSKGKQIEVLDPALRGTGYEEQMLEVLEAACRCVDRNPGMRPTIQEVVSFLNGIDANLQKQNLVSTQCN, from the exons ATGCAGCCACAGCATTCCTCAAACAGGAGCGGATCACCCATACCTTTTCTCGGCTTGGCACTCGTGCTGCTGATCTCCTTGGCCTCTCCAACCAGCTCCTGCACGGAGCAGGAGAAGAGCTCCCTTCTCCAGCTCCTTGCGGGTCTCTCGCGGGACGGCGGCCTCAAGGCGTTGTGGCGGAGCGACACGGACTGCTGCACGTGGGAAGGGATCACCTGCAGCGGTCCCAGTAGGACGGTCACCGATGTTTCGCTGGCTTCTCGAGGTCTCGAGGGGTACATCTCTCCGTTCCTTGGAAACCTCACCGGCCTGTTGCGCCTCAACCTGTCGCGCAACTCGCTGTCCGGTGGCCTGCCGTCGGAATTGGTGTCATCAAGCAGCATCATTATCCTTGACGTCAGCTTCAACCGCCTGACAGGAGGCCTGAGCGAGCTGCCAGCTTCAACCCCTGTGCGACCTCTGCAGGTACTGAACATCTCGAGCAACTTGTTTTCAGGAAGGTTTCCAACGACgatatgggaggtgatgaagagTCTGGTCGTGCTCAATGCCAGCACCAACAGCTTTACTGGGCAGATACCAACTACACCATGTATTAGCGCGCCGTCTTTTGCTGTGCTTGAACTCAGTTTTAACCAATTGAGCGGAAACATCCCTCCAGGGTTCAGTAATTGTTCCATGGTGAAATTGCTCAGCGCTGGCTACAACAACCTCAGTGGGACACTTCCAGATGAACTCTTCAAGGTTACCTCATTGGAGCAGCTTTTGTTGCCTAGCAATCGGTTAGAAGGAGCTCTCAATGGCATCAGCAAGCTCACAAATCTGGTTACCCTTGATCTTGGGGGGAATGAGCTCAGTGGCAATATTCCAGAGTCTATAGGTGAGCTGAAGAAATTGGAGGAGCTGCATCTGGAACACAACCGCATGTCAGGGGAGCTGCCATCAACTCTGAGCAACTGCACAAATCTCATAACCATTGACCTCAAGAGCAACAACTTCAGTGGGGAGCTTACCAAGGTCAACTTTACAAGCCTGCCCAATCTAAAAAATTTAGATCTTCTGTACAACAACTTCACTGGCACAATTCCAGAAAGCATATACTCCTGCAGCAGGCTTAGTGCATTACGGTTATCTCACAACAATTTCCATGGCCAGTTGTCTGAAAAGATAGGCAATCTGAAGTTTCTCTCATTCCTATCACTTGTTGACAACTCTCTCACAAATCTCACAAGAACACTTCAGAtccttaatagaaccaggagcctCACCACCCTTCTTATTGGGTTCAACTTCATGCATGAGACCATGCCAGAGGATGACAGCATTAATGGTTTTGAAAGTCTACAGGTTCTTTCCATAAATGATTGTTCACTGTCTGGGAAAATACCTGATTGGTTATCAAAGCTGCCAAATTTGGGGATGTTACTATTACACAACAACCAACTCACTGGGCCAATACCTGACTGGATCAGCAACTTAAACTTCCTCTTCtatctagacatatcaaacaacAGCCTTACAGGGGAAATTTCAAATTCCTTAATGGATATGCCAATGCTAAAATCAAACAAGACGGCACCAAAGATCTTTGAGCTTCCTGTTTATAATAAGGGTCCATCTATGCAATACCTCATGCCCAGTGCTTTTCCTAAAGTACTGAATCTAGGCATCAATAACTTCACTGGTCTGATACCCGAGAAGATTGGTGAGTTGAAAGCACTCAGTTCCCTCAACTTGAGCTCCAACCAATTATCTGGAGAGATCCCGGAACTGATCGGCAACCTCACGAACCTGCAGGTGCTCGACTTGTCAGGCAATCATCTTACTGGTGCAATTCCAGCTGCACTGAACAACCTGCACTTCCTTTCCAAATTCAACATTTCGAATAATGACCTAGAAGGGCCTATTCCAACTGTAGGCCAGCTTAGCACATTTCCTAATTCCAGCTATGATGGCAACCCAAAATTGTGTGGTCCTATGCTTGTAAACAATTGTGGTTCAGCTGAAACACCTCTGACAACCCAGAATCGACGGAAAAAGAAGGGTGTCTTTGCACTTGCATTTAGTGTATTTTTTGGAGGGGTGGCCATCCTTTTCTTGCTAGctcgtctccttgtcttgttcaGGCGTAaaagtttcatgaaaaaaaagAGGAGCAGCAGCAATGATGACATGGAAGACACATCTTCAGACTTCAATTCAGAATATTCCTTGGTGATGGTTCCACAAGGCAAGGGAGAAGAAAACAAACTCAAACTGACTGATCTCCTGAAGGCTACAAAGAACTTTGACAAGGATCATATCATTGGCTCCGGAGGTTATGGCCTAGTTTACAAGGCTGAGCTATCTGATGGCTCAAAGGTTGCCATAAAAAAGCTCAATAGTGAAATGTGTCTGATGGAAAGGGAGTTCAGTGCAGAG GGACATTCGAGACTCCTGATATACTCCTACATGGAGAATGGCAGCCTGGACGACTGGCTTCACAACAGGGACTATGATGCCAGCTCATTTCTCGATTGGCCGATGCGGCTGAAGATTGCCCAAGGAGCAAGCCAGGGTATATCCTACATCCACAATGTCTGCAAGCCTCACATTGTTCACCGTGACATTAAGTCCAGTAACATCTTACTAGACAAAGAATTCAAAGCTTACGTTGCAGACTTTGGGCTAtccagattgatctttcccaacaaTACTCATGTCTCGACTGAGTTGGTTGGTACACTCGGTTACATCCCCCCTGAGTACGGGCAAGGATGGGTGGCTACACTGAGAGGTGACATGTACAGTTTTGGAGTGGTTCTGCTTGAACTGCTAACGGGGAGGCGGCCTGTTCAGATGTGTCCCAAGTCAAAAGAGCTTGTCCAGTGGGTACAGGAGATGAGATCCAAAGGGAAGCAGATTGAAGTCCTGGATCCAGCACTGAGAGGTACAGGATATGAAGAGCAGATGCTGGAGGTGCTTGAAGCTGCTTGCCGGTGTGTCGACCGTAATCCTGGCATGAGGCCAACTATACAGGAGGTAGTATCTTTCCTGAATGGCATAGATGCTAACCTTCAGAAGCAAAATTTAGTCAGCACACAATGTAATTAG
- the LOC124691247 gene encoding tyrosine-sulfated glycopeptide receptor 1-like isoform X2, whose translation MQPQHSSNRSGSPIPFLGLALVLLISLASPTSSCTEQEKSSLLQLLAGLSRDGGLKALWRSDTDCCTWEGITCSGPSRTVTDVSLASRGLEGYISPFLGNLTGLLRLNLSRNSLSGGLPSELVSSSSIIILDVSFNRLTGGLSELPASTPVRPLQVLNISSNLFSGRFPTTIWEVMKSLVVLNASTNSFTGQIPTTPCISAPSFAVLELSFNQLSGNIPPGFSNCSMVKLLSAGYNNLSGTLPDELFKVTSLEQLLLPSNRLEGALNGISKLTNLVTLDLGGNELSGNIPESIGELKKLEELHLEHNRMSGELPSTLSNCTNLITIDLKSNNFSGELTKVNFTSLPNLKNLDLLYNNFTGTIPESIYSCSRLSALRLSHNNFHGQLSEKIGNLKFLSFLSLVDNSLTNLTRTLQILNRTRSLTTLLIGFNFMHETMPEDDSINGFESLQVLSINDCSLSGKIPDWLSKLPNLGMLLLHNNQLTGPIPDWISNLNFLFYLDISNNSLTGEISNSLMDMPMLKSNKTAPKIFELPVYNKGPSMQYLMPSAFPKVLNLGINNFTGLIPEKIGELKALSSLNLSSNQLSGEIPELIGNLTNLQVLDLSGNHLTGAIPAALNNLHFLSKFNISNNDLEGPIPTVGQLSTFPNSSYDGNPKLCGPMLVNNCGSAETPLTTQNRRKKKGVFALAFSVFFGGVAILFLLARLLVLFRRKSFMKKKRSSSNDDMEDTSSDFNSEYSLVMVPQGKGEENKLKLTDLLKATKNFDKDHIIGSGGYGLVYKAELSDGSKVAIKKLNSEMCLMEREFSAEVDALSVAQHDNLVPFWGYCIQGHSRLLIYSYMENGSLDDWLHNRDYDASSFLDWPMRLKIAQGASQGISYIHNVCKPHIVHRDIKSSNILLDKEFKAYVADFGLSRLIFPNNTHVSTELVGTLVVLLELLTGRRPVQMCPKSKELVQWVQEMRSKGKQIEVLDPALRGTGYEEQMLEVLEAACRCVDRNPGMRPTIQEVVSFLNGIDANLQKQNLVSTQCN comes from the exons ATGCAGCCACAGCATTCCTCAAACAGGAGCGGATCACCCATACCTTTTCTCGGCTTGGCACTCGTGCTGCTGATCTCCTTGGCCTCTCCAACCAGCTCCTGCACGGAGCAGGAGAAGAGCTCCCTTCTCCAGCTCCTTGCGGGTCTCTCGCGGGACGGCGGCCTCAAGGCGTTGTGGCGGAGCGACACGGACTGCTGCACGTGGGAAGGGATCACCTGCAGCGGTCCCAGTAGGACGGTCACCGATGTTTCGCTGGCTTCTCGAGGTCTCGAGGGGTACATCTCTCCGTTCCTTGGAAACCTCACCGGCCTGTTGCGCCTCAACCTGTCGCGCAACTCGCTGTCCGGTGGCCTGCCGTCGGAATTGGTGTCATCAAGCAGCATCATTATCCTTGACGTCAGCTTCAACCGCCTGACAGGAGGCCTGAGCGAGCTGCCAGCTTCAACCCCTGTGCGACCTCTGCAGGTACTGAACATCTCGAGCAACTTGTTTTCAGGAAGGTTTCCAACGACgatatgggaggtgatgaagagTCTGGTCGTGCTCAATGCCAGCACCAACAGCTTTACTGGGCAGATACCAACTACACCATGTATTAGCGCGCCGTCTTTTGCTGTGCTTGAACTCAGTTTTAACCAATTGAGCGGAAACATCCCTCCAGGGTTCAGTAATTGTTCCATGGTGAAATTGCTCAGCGCTGGCTACAACAACCTCAGTGGGACACTTCCAGATGAACTCTTCAAGGTTACCTCATTGGAGCAGCTTTTGTTGCCTAGCAATCGGTTAGAAGGAGCTCTCAATGGCATCAGCAAGCTCACAAATCTGGTTACCCTTGATCTTGGGGGGAATGAGCTCAGTGGCAATATTCCAGAGTCTATAGGTGAGCTGAAGAAATTGGAGGAGCTGCATCTGGAACACAACCGCATGTCAGGGGAGCTGCCATCAACTCTGAGCAACTGCACAAATCTCATAACCATTGACCTCAAGAGCAACAACTTCAGTGGGGAGCTTACCAAGGTCAACTTTACAAGCCTGCCCAATCTAAAAAATTTAGATCTTCTGTACAACAACTTCACTGGCACAATTCCAGAAAGCATATACTCCTGCAGCAGGCTTAGTGCATTACGGTTATCTCACAACAATTTCCATGGCCAGTTGTCTGAAAAGATAGGCAATCTGAAGTTTCTCTCATTCCTATCACTTGTTGACAACTCTCTCACAAATCTCACAAGAACACTTCAGAtccttaatagaaccaggagcctCACCACCCTTCTTATTGGGTTCAACTTCATGCATGAGACCATGCCAGAGGATGACAGCATTAATGGTTTTGAAAGTCTACAGGTTCTTTCCATAAATGATTGTTCACTGTCTGGGAAAATACCTGATTGGTTATCAAAGCTGCCAAATTTGGGGATGTTACTATTACACAACAACCAACTCACTGGGCCAATACCTGACTGGATCAGCAACTTAAACTTCCTCTTCtatctagacatatcaaacaacAGCCTTACAGGGGAAATTTCAAATTCCTTAATGGATATGCCAATGCTAAAATCAAACAAGACGGCACCAAAGATCTTTGAGCTTCCTGTTTATAATAAGGGTCCATCTATGCAATACCTCATGCCCAGTGCTTTTCCTAAAGTACTGAATCTAGGCATCAATAACTTCACTGGTCTGATACCCGAGAAGATTGGTGAGTTGAAAGCACTCAGTTCCCTCAACTTGAGCTCCAACCAATTATCTGGAGAGATCCCGGAACTGATCGGCAACCTCACGAACCTGCAGGTGCTCGACTTGTCAGGCAATCATCTTACTGGTGCAATTCCAGCTGCACTGAACAACCTGCACTTCCTTTCCAAATTCAACATTTCGAATAATGACCTAGAAGGGCCTATTCCAACTGTAGGCCAGCTTAGCACATTTCCTAATTCCAGCTATGATGGCAACCCAAAATTGTGTGGTCCTATGCTTGTAAACAATTGTGGTTCAGCTGAAACACCTCTGACAACCCAGAATCGACGGAAAAAGAAGGGTGTCTTTGCACTTGCATTTAGTGTATTTTTTGGAGGGGTGGCCATCCTTTTCTTGCTAGctcgtctccttgtcttgttcaGGCGTAaaagtttcatgaaaaaaaagAGGAGCAGCAGCAATGATGACATGGAAGACACATCTTCAGACTTCAATTCAGAATATTCCTTGGTGATGGTTCCACAAGGCAAGGGAGAAGAAAACAAACTCAAACTGACTGATCTCCTGAAGGCTACAAAGAACTTTGACAAGGATCATATCATTGGCTCCGGAGGTTATGGCCTAGTTTACAAGGCTGAGCTATCTGATGGCTCAAAGGTTGCCATAAAAAAGCTCAATAGTGAAATGTGTCTGATGGAAAGGGAGTTCAGTGCAGAGGTTGATGCACTTTCTGTGGCACAGCATGACAATCTTGTACCATTCTGGGGTTACTGCATACAGGGACATTCGAGACTCCTGATATACTCCTACATGGAGAATGGCAGCCTGGACGACTGGCTTCACAACAGGGACTATGATGCCAGCTCATTTCTCGATTGGCCGATGCGGCTGAAGATTGCCCAAGGAGCAAGCCAGGGTATATCCTACATCCACAATGTCTGCAAGCCTCACATTGTTCACCGTGACATTAAGTCCAGTAACATCTTACTAGACAAAGAATTCAAAGCTTACGTTGCAGACTTTGGGCTAtccagattgatctttcccaacaaTACTCATGTCTCGACTGAGTTGGTTGGTACACTCG TGGTTCTGCTTGAACTGCTAACGGGGAGGCGGCCTGTTCAGATGTGTCCCAAGTCAAAAGAGCTTGTCCAGTGGGTACAGGAGATGAGATCCAAAGGGAAGCAGATTGAAGTCCTGGATCCAGCACTGAGAGGTACAGGATATGAAGAGCAGATGCTGGAGGTGCTTGAAGCTGCTTGCCGGTGTGTCGACCGTAATCCTGGCATGAGGCCAACTATACAGGAGGTAGTATCTTTCCTGAATGGCATAGATGCTAACCTTCAGAAGCAAAATTTAGTCAGCACACAATGTAATTAG